Proteins from a genomic interval of Nocardioidaceae bacterium:
- a CDS encoding FtsX-like permease family protein has protein sequence MSAISPTTPAGRGLSPEVVLGERGELTTTRLIAGLSGAYGAVMIVSAAGLSALVTGERSGLVLPAVASVFVAIALYVATLTMTNAVATVMAGRRRDVALLRMIGADERELRSVVVGTVARAATAAAAVGAAVGVAVGHGGRSLLVMTGALPDEAYPWVSVAMAAQVLALVVVVGTVGGLAGRAGSRQVLRLPPAQAMSAAEQARTPSAPRRLRLLRRLATAGLLGGGALLLVAGMVLGESLTQSGLAVMTAFAGAVALGTGVVTGGRTVLPRVVAVCGRALGTSPSARIARRNAVDDPDRTTRSLLGLVVGVGLVTTFATGSASLAAALPRMGFTGEDQVLAERFLSIASAIMIGIVVISAVLSAVGFVATMSTTVLQRRREMGLLQALGFTPSQVRAMVTGEAVAMTGSAIVLGLALGVLFGVVGAQSLVGSLGTGLAVGVPWASLALIAAGATVLVVLSSRAPAEQALRLTPIEALRVT, from the coding sequence ATGAGCGCGATCAGCCCGACGACGCCGGCGGGGCGGGGGCTCAGCCCGGAGGTGGTGCTCGGTGAGCGCGGCGAGCTGACCACCACCCGGCTGATCGCCGGTCTGTCGGGGGCGTACGGCGCGGTGATGATCGTGTCGGCGGCGGGTCTGTCGGCCCTGGTGACCGGGGAGAGGAGCGGGCTGGTCCTCCCGGCCGTGGCGTCCGTGTTCGTCGCGATCGCGCTGTACGTCGCGACGCTGACGATGACCAATGCGGTGGCCACCGTGATGGCCGGCCGTCGACGCGATGTCGCGCTGCTGCGCATGATCGGCGCCGATGAGCGCGAGCTGCGCAGCGTCGTCGTGGGCACCGTCGCTCGGGCGGCCACCGCCGCCGCAGCCGTCGGAGCGGCGGTCGGGGTCGCCGTCGGACACGGGGGGCGGTCCCTGCTCGTGATGACCGGAGCACTCCCGGACGAGGCGTACCCGTGGGTGTCGGTGGCCATGGCCGCCCAGGTGCTGGCGCTGGTCGTCGTGGTCGGCACCGTCGGCGGCCTCGCGGGTCGTGCGGGCTCACGCCAGGTGCTGCGGCTTCCCCCGGCGCAGGCGATGAGCGCGGCGGAGCAGGCCCGCACCCCTTCGGCGCCCCGGCGCCTGCGCCTGCTGCGCCGGCTCGCCACGGCCGGCCTCCTCGGGGGCGGCGCGCTGCTGCTGGTCGCGGGGATGGTGCTCGGCGAGAGCCTCACGCAGAGCGGTCTCGCGGTCATGACGGCCTTCGCCGGCGCGGTCGCGCTCGGCACCGGCGTGGTGACGGGCGGCCGTACGGTGCTGCCCCGGGTCGTCGCGGTCTGCGGTCGGGCCCTGGGGACCTCTCCGTCGGCGCGGATCGCGCGACGCAACGCGGTCGACGACCCCGACCGCACCACCCGCTCGTTGCTGGGTCTGGTCGTCGGCGTCGGGCTCGTCACGACGTTCGCCACCGGATCCGCCTCGCTCGCCGCCGCCCTGCCCCGGATGGGCTTCACCGGGGAGGACCAGGTGCTGGCGGAGCGGTTCCTCTCGATCGCCTCGGCGATCATGATCGGCATCGTCGTGATCTCGGCCGTGCTCTCGGCGGTCGGGTTCGTGGCCACGATGTCGACCACGGTACTGCAGCGTCGCCGCGAGATGGGCCTGCTGCAGGCGCTGGGCTTCACCCCCTCCCAGGTGCGCGCCATGGTGACCGGCGAGGCCGTCGCCATGACCGGGTCGGCGATCGTGCTCGGGCTCGCGCTCGGAGTGCTGTTCGGAGTCGTGGGCGCCCAGTCGCTCGTCGGCAGTCTCGGCACCGGGCTGGCAGTCGGCGTGCCGTGGGCGTCCCTCGCGCTGATCGCCGCCGGTGCGACGGTGCTGGTCGTGCTGTCCTCCCGCGCGCCGGCCGAGCAGGCGCTGCGGCTCACCCCGATCGAGGCGCTGCGGGTCACCTGA
- a CDS encoding GNAT family N-acetyltransferase: MAPDPGPPPPRLRGERVVLRALTEQDLPRLVQAVTDTDSTWATTVPTPYGAREAEQYLAYVRRGWAENTHWVFCLEDTATPGTYAGGIDLHSTGAGRAAIGFLTHPDARGRGLTTDAVRTILRWGLGPMRLTSVEWRARVGNAASAHVARAVGFAYEGRIREGFEQRGVRHDCWAATVLAGEPLRDGDGWPDEVLDPAGVPVR; the protein is encoded by the coding sequence GTGGCTCCCGATCCCGGCCCTCCCCCGCCCCGGCTGCGCGGTGAGCGGGTCGTGCTGCGCGCCCTCACCGAGCAGGACCTGCCGCGGCTGGTGCAGGCCGTCACCGACACCGACTCCACGTGGGCGACGACGGTGCCCACGCCCTACGGCGCGCGCGAGGCGGAGCAGTACCTGGCGTACGTCCGACGCGGCTGGGCGGAGAACACGCACTGGGTCTTCTGCCTGGAGGACACGGCGACCCCGGGGACGTACGCGGGCGGGATCGACCTGCACTCGACGGGCGCGGGCCGCGCGGCGATCGGCTTCCTGACCCACCCCGACGCGCGTGGGCGCGGGCTGACCACCGACGCCGTGCGCACCATCCTGCGGTGGGGCCTCGGACCGATGCGTCTGACCTCGGTGGAGTGGCGGGCCCGGGTCGGCAACGCCGCCTCGGCGCACGTCGCGCGGGCGGTGGGGTTCGCGTACGAGGGCCGGATACGCGAGGGCTTCGAGCAGCGGGGCGTACGCCACGACTGCTGGGCCGCCACGGTCCTCGCCGGCGAGCCGCTGCGCGACGGCGACGGCTGGCCGGACGAGGTCCTCGACCCCGCGGGCGTCCCGGTCAGGTGA